The Actinomadura sp. WMMB 499 genome includes a window with the following:
- a CDS encoding protein phosphatase 2C domain-containing protein, producing the protein MSTTTDGPGGENELGGGSGRGRVTGAVAVRAIAVRAVPKSEHTADELEDACWPRESTGAVAVPVLRLALADGVSDSYLAGAWAREIVRAFGTRAPVSATIDAGEFTEVLQRLCAAWQPRLRRYVRVERENRDLPWWEKRKLSSGSAATVLAVCVHGDGTWTAAALGDTCVFHLRDRRVLRAFPLEDARRFDSAPDTVGSVGVADWAALGRRVRLHRGTWSPGDTFVLASDALAEWALRTGSPWRELDAVVDAETDGPGGPGEPDGRGTFSRWVAGLRTTGAMRDDDVCAVRLTLE; encoded by the coding sequence GTGAGCACGACGACGGACGGGCCGGGCGGTGAGAACGAACTCGGCGGCGGCAGCGGGCGCGGGCGCGTCACGGGTGCCGTCGCGGTCCGCGCCATCGCGGTCCGTGCCGTCCCGAAGAGCGAGCACACGGCGGACGAGCTGGAGGACGCGTGCTGGCCGCGCGAGTCGACCGGCGCGGTCGCCGTCCCGGTCCTGCGGCTGGCCCTGGCCGACGGGGTGTCCGACAGCTACCTGGCGGGAGCGTGGGCGCGCGAGATCGTTCGCGCGTTCGGCACGCGCGCGCCCGTCTCGGCGACCATCGACGCCGGCGAGTTCACCGAGGTCCTGCAGCGGCTCTGCGCGGCGTGGCAGCCCCGGCTGCGGCGGTACGTCCGGGTCGAGCGGGAGAACCGGGACCTGCCCTGGTGGGAGAAGCGCAAGCTGAGCTCCGGTTCGGCGGCGACCGTGCTGGCGGTGTGCGTGCACGGCGACGGCACGTGGACGGCCGCCGCGCTGGGCGACACGTGCGTCTTCCACCTGCGCGACCGGCGCGTCCTGCGGGCGTTCCCGCTGGAGGACGCCCGCCGCTTCGACTCGGCCCCCGACACGGTCGGCAGCGTCGGCGTCGCCGACTGGGCCGCACTGGGACGGCGCGTCCGGCTGCACCGGGGAACCTGGTCGCCGGGCGACACGTTCGTGCTCGCCTCCGACGCGCTCGCCGAATGGGCGCTGCGGACCGGCTCCCCGTGGCGGGAACTGGACGCGGTCGTCGACGCGGAGACGGACGGACCGGGCGGACCGGGCGAACCGGACGGACGGGGCACCTTCTCCCGATGGGTCGCCGGCCTGCGCACGACCGGAGCGATGCGCGACGACGACGTCTGTGCGGTCCGGCTGACCCTGGAGTGA
- a CDS encoding MinD/ParA family protein, with product MARNEHDGRSLEERLASLDAMNDDATGRPSGSAGEPPAQPSDPSGQQPDGAGEQAPGQVPQGGAPPPEPVGNPWLAAPPALQDPPASGAPPQETQADGPVPPPPGFPGFGDQQQPQQPQQQPAPYDGGPMPQPFDGGMLPPPYPGAGYQGYDPSQLPPLDPAGQQPQQPQQPQQQAYQPQQPWEIGQYPAQDPNVAASQPYQPVDPATGQPYPVGPATPPPYPQVDPATGQPYQVGPATPPPYPQVDPNTGRPYDPNAAAAQPYQPVDPNTGQPYPQVDPNAGQAYPQVDPNTGQPYPQVDPNTGQPYPQVDPSTGQPYAPIDPNTGQPMQGYAYPPGYPQPQPQPQDGEGADSLSSENLLGERRIAPSSGWRRAVYKASGGNIHMGESQGDLRRKDLVARARTQVAGGHHRVAVMSLKGGVGKTTTTTGLGSMLGSLRGDTVIAVDANPDRGTLSDKVRLETAATVRDLLNSRDKIHRYADVRAFTSQNQARLEVLASDRDPAVSEAFSADDYAAAAAILEQFYSICITDCGTGLLHSAMAGVLSLADQLVLVSSPSVDGARSASATLDWLEAHDHGHLVRNGVVVLSMVRNRTRSQVDLDKLQAHFESRCRAVVRIPYDDHLEEGAEVELEQLAPPTREAYLNLAAVVGDGFAFRRPDNEPQA from the coding sequence GTGGCAAGGAACGAGCACGACGGGCGCTCCCTCGAGGAGCGGCTGGCCTCTCTGGACGCGATGAACGATGACGCGACGGGGCGGCCGTCGGGCTCGGCCGGCGAGCCCCCCGCGCAGCCCTCCGACCCCTCCGGGCAGCAGCCGGACGGCGCGGGCGAGCAGGCTCCCGGGCAGGTGCCGCAGGGCGGCGCGCCACCGCCCGAGCCGGTGGGCAACCCGTGGCTCGCGGCGCCCCCGGCCCTCCAGGACCCCCCGGCGTCCGGTGCCCCGCCGCAGGAGACGCAGGCGGACGGTCCGGTGCCGCCGCCCCCGGGCTTCCCCGGCTTCGGCGACCAGCAGCAGCCGCAGCAGCCGCAGCAGCAGCCCGCGCCGTACGACGGCGGGCCGATGCCGCAGCCGTTCGACGGCGGGATGCTGCCGCCGCCGTACCCGGGCGCGGGCTACCAGGGGTACGACCCGTCCCAGCTCCCGCCCCTCGACCCGGCCGGGCAGCAGCCGCAGCAGCCGCAGCAGCCGCAGCAGCAGGCGTACCAGCCGCAGCAGCCGTGGGAGATCGGGCAGTACCCCGCGCAGGACCCGAACGTCGCCGCCTCCCAGCCGTACCAGCCGGTCGACCCGGCCACCGGGCAGCCCTACCCGGTGGGGCCCGCGACCCCGCCGCCCTACCCCCAGGTCGACCCGGCCACCGGGCAGCCGTACCAGGTCGGCCCCGCGACCCCGCCGCCGTATCCGCAGGTCGACCCGAACACCGGGCGCCCGTACGACCCGAACGCGGCCGCGGCCCAGCCGTACCAGCCCGTGGACCCGAACACCGGGCAGCCCTACCCCCAGGTCGACCCCAACGCCGGACAGGCGTATCCCCAAGTCGATCCGAACACCGGGCAGCCGTATCCGCAGGTGGACCCGAACACCGGGCAGCCGTATCCCCAGGTCGACCCCAGCACCGGGCAGCCCTACGCGCCGATCGACCCCAACACCGGGCAGCCGATGCAGGGCTACGCCTACCCGCCCGGCTACCCGCAGCCGCAGCCGCAGCCGCAGGACGGCGAGGGGGCGGACAGCCTCAGCTCGGAGAACCTGCTCGGCGAGCGCCGCATCGCGCCGTCGTCCGGCTGGCGCCGCGCCGTCTACAAGGCCAGCGGCGGCAACATACACATGGGCGAGTCGCAGGGCGACCTGCGCCGCAAGGACCTCGTCGCCCGTGCCCGCACGCAGGTCGCGGGCGGGCACCACCGGGTGGCGGTGATGTCGCTGAAGGGCGGGGTCGGCAAGACGACCACCACGACCGGCCTCGGCTCGATGCTCGGCTCGCTGCGCGGCGACACCGTCATCGCGGTCGACGCGAACCCCGACCGCGGCACGCTGTCCGACAAGGTCCGGCTGGAGACGGCCGCCACGGTCCGCGACCTGCTGAACAGCCGCGACAAGATCCACCGGTACGCGGACGTGCGCGCGTTCACCTCGCAGAACCAGGCGCGGCTCGAGGTCCTCGCGTCCGACCGCGACCCGGCCGTCAGCGAGGCGTTCAGCGCCGACGACTACGCCGCCGCCGCCGCGATCCTGGAGCAGTTCTACTCGATCTGCATCACCGACTGCGGCACCGGGCTCCTGCACTCCGCCATGGCGGGCGTGCTCAGCCTCGCCGACCAGCTCGTCCTGGTCAGCTCCCCGTCGGTCGACGGCGCCCGGTCCGCGAGCGCGACCCTCGACTGGCTGGAGGCGCACGACCACGGCCACCTGGTCCGCAACGGCGTCGTCGTCCTGTCGATGGTCCGCAACCGCACCCGCAGCCAGGTCGACCTCGACAAGCTCCAGGCGCACTTCGAGAGCCGCTGCCGCGCGGTCGTCCGCATCCCCTACGACGACCACCTCGAGGAGGGCGCCGAGGTCGAGCTGGAGCAGCTCGCCCCGCCGACCCGCGAGGCCTACCTCAACCTCGCGGCCGTCGTCGGCGACGGCTTCGCCTTCCGCCGCCCCGACAACGAACCCCAGGCCTGA
- a CDS encoding CHAT domain-containing protein, which produces MTLRNHLAADSGRPPPETAVRRYGADAPDVRDAAGDSAPGERTASWSAQNVKIDDVLPPDIALLCVKSNTGNGLRGFELHFHYRTPVRSAVEPDDLGKQQAYERLSLGRLRRDGDDDWKGLFDWLEEWSGAQNALNRWLGELLANERAQLIVFDVTSYEVPWELFYYRPPPYRETGPEGWLGALVPVARWTSLPYDDHEWHLGAQPRQVTGGLLMMEDASMGTDVDSYVRYEVAARERTLVSLLRLLQGEETADLAFSLLLIHCHGELAERNRVLLDGTDLASIKGPWPALLRNRAIVLLNACISGRSVTDSDDRIGAPARSCAQKFLGRGAGGVIATLGDVHLDHAREFAVNFVARAEGRDQNLAEYLREYRAEIAEFMRTALCEPDALKPVDYKMFFWSFMYVYYGHPLTTLRLHPKDAP; this is translated from the coding sequence ATGACACTCCGGAACCACCTCGCCGCCGACTCCGGACGGCCGCCGCCGGAGACCGCCGTCCGGCGGTACGGCGCGGACGCCCCCGACGTCCGGGACGCCGCCGGCGACAGCGCGCCCGGCGAACGGACGGCGTCGTGGTCGGCGCAGAACGTCAAGATCGACGACGTACTGCCGCCCGACATCGCGCTGCTGTGCGTCAAGTCGAACACCGGCAACGGCCTGCGCGGTTTCGAACTGCACTTCCATTACCGCACGCCGGTGCGGAGCGCCGTCGAGCCGGACGACCTGGGCAAGCAGCAGGCGTACGAGCGGCTGTCGCTCGGCCGGCTGCGGCGCGACGGCGACGACGACTGGAAGGGCCTCTTCGACTGGCTGGAGGAATGGTCCGGTGCCCAGAACGCGCTGAACCGCTGGCTCGGCGAGCTATTGGCGAACGAGCGCGCCCAGCTCATCGTGTTCGATGTGACGAGCTACGAGGTGCCGTGGGAGCTGTTCTACTACCGGCCGCCGCCCTACCGGGAGACCGGGCCGGAGGGCTGGCTGGGCGCGCTCGTCCCGGTCGCCCGCTGGACGAGCCTGCCGTACGACGACCACGAGTGGCATCTAGGTGCGCAGCCGCGGCAGGTGACGGGCGGCCTCCTGATGATGGAGGACGCGAGCATGGGCACCGACGTCGACTCCTACGTCAGGTACGAGGTGGCCGCCCGGGAACGGACGCTCGTGAGCCTCCTGCGGCTGCTCCAGGGCGAGGAGACGGCCGACCTCGCGTTCTCCCTCCTGCTGATCCACTGCCACGGGGAGCTCGCCGAGCGCAACCGGGTGCTGCTGGACGGGACGGACCTCGCCTCGATCAAAGGGCCCTGGCCGGCGTTGCTGCGCAACCGCGCGATCGTCCTGCTGAACGCCTGCATCTCCGGGCGTTCGGTCACCGACAGCGACGACCGGATCGGCGCCCCGGCACGCAGCTGCGCGCAGAAGTTCCTCGGCCGGGGCGCCGGGGGCGTCATCGCGACCCTCGGGGACGTCCACCTCGACCACGCCCGCGAGTTCGCGGTGAACTTCGTTGCGCGCGCGGAGGGCCGTGACCAGAACCTCGCCGAGTACCTCCGCGAGTACCGGGCGGAGATCGCCGAATTCATGCGGACCGCATTGTGCGAGCCCGACGCCCTGAAGCCCGTCGACTACAAGATGTTCTTCTGGAGCTTCATGTACGTCTACTACGGGCACCCGCTGACGACCCTGCGGCTGCACCCGAAGGACGCGCCGTGA
- a CDS encoding magnesium chelatase: MAALDRVRTLLRCLAADPRLGGVLFYDLDPFLLPLLARRLAEAVPGDPATVPLGPGAGDDGLWVRTRLTGDVLRLEPGPLAADAGAVVLVPDLGQADPVVARTVVTMAGADAASVETQGFSRRWRPRTWWIAAVPRADVANLSAHLLDRFPIRVDAGGLYAEWTPLRDAAAWTTREDEEAALLRAFPPLPAPNPDPGRPPAPPPSPGALRRVVELLPPGPSRRRDLALARVARTLAGFDGAARTDPDHVDRAAELLGVRPPRVPDPAPPPPPPRTAGTDEAPATRDPSPHRPSAPATAGTHAPETSGRTGPPVVLPPPADDTGPYLEDAPDALPRLGALRIPAGRRTRAARWRGRPLGVRPASDPRDLAVVATVLEAAKYQPVRRRNRPRARPGMLISPADLRSPRRQAEPGAGLVLVLDHSCWWDWDRARGLAGFLREAYRDDASVSVIEFGHRDNPAELSAVRYRVRTLLDPRVLRSLEREPGRATPLAHGLELAVTELRGLLRRGPMKIALVVATDGRGNVPLSDSLLGEVRRPVGARGVRSALDAAAPLRTLPGVRPVVLAPDTGRHDGLPFDLANAMGGTLILVPRRDDGDGDS; encoded by the coding sequence GTGGCCGCGCTGGATCGGGTCCGGACGCTGCTGCGCTGCCTGGCGGCCGACCCCAGGCTGGGCGGGGTGCTGTTCTACGACCTGGACCCGTTCCTGCTGCCGCTGCTGGCGCGGCGGCTGGCGGAGGCGGTGCCGGGCGATCCGGCGACGGTGCCGCTCGGCCCGGGCGCGGGCGACGACGGACTGTGGGTACGCACCCGCCTGACCGGCGACGTGCTCCGGCTCGAACCGGGCCCGCTGGCCGCCGACGCGGGCGCCGTCGTGCTCGTCCCCGATCTCGGGCAGGCCGATCCGGTGGTGGCGCGGACCGTGGTGACGATGGCGGGCGCGGACGCCGCGTCGGTCGAGACACAGGGTTTCAGCAGGCGGTGGCGTCCCCGGACGTGGTGGATCGCCGCCGTGCCGCGCGCCGACGTCGCGAACCTGTCGGCGCACCTTCTCGACCGCTTCCCGATCCGGGTGGACGCGGGCGGCCTCTACGCGGAGTGGACGCCGCTGCGCGACGCGGCGGCCTGGACGACCCGCGAGGACGAGGAGGCGGCGCTGCTGCGGGCGTTCCCGCCCCTGCCGGCGCCGAACCCGGACCCCGGCCGTCCGCCCGCGCCCCCGCCGTCGCCCGGCGCGCTGCGCCGCGTCGTCGAGCTCCTGCCGCCGGGTCCCAGCCGCCGCCGTGACCTCGCGCTCGCCCGCGTCGCCCGCACCCTCGCCGGGTTCGACGGCGCCGCGCGGACGGACCCGGACCACGTCGACCGGGCCGCCGAACTCCTCGGCGTCCGCCCGCCGCGGGTCCCGGACCCGGCGCCTCCCCCGCCGCCGCCGCGGACCGCGGGGACGGACGAGGCGCCCGCGACCCGCGACCCGTCCCCGCACCGGCCGTCCGCCCCCGCCACGGCGGGCACGCACGCTCCGGAGACGTCCGGACGCACCGGCCCCCCGGTCGTCCTGCCCCCGCCCGCCGACGACACCGGCCCGTACCTGGAGGACGCCCCCGACGCGCTGCCCAGGCTCGGCGCGCTGCGGATCCCGGCCGGGCGCCGGACGCGGGCCGCACGGTGGCGCGGCCGCCCCCTCGGGGTGCGTCCGGCGTCGGACCCGCGCGATCTCGCGGTCGTCGCGACCGTCCTGGAGGCCGCGAAGTACCAGCCGGTGCGGCGGCGGAACCGGCCCCGCGCGCGGCCCGGGATGCTGATCAGCCCGGCGGACCTGCGCAGCCCGCGCCGCCAGGCCGAACCGGGCGCCGGCCTCGTCCTGGTGCTGGACCACTCGTGCTGGTGGGACTGGGACCGCGCTCGCGGGTTGGCCGGGTTCCTGCGCGAGGCGTACCGGGACGACGCGTCCGTCTCGGTCATCGAGTTCGGCCACCGCGACAACCCCGCGGAGCTGTCCGCCGTCCGGTACCGGGTGCGCACGCTGCTGGACCCGCGGGTGCTCCGCTCGCTGGAACGCGAACCGGGCCGCGCCACGCCGCTCGCGCACGGGCTGGAGCTGGCGGTCACCGAGCTGCGCGGGCTGCTGCGCCGCGGCCCGATGAAGATCGCGCTCGTGGTGGCGACGGACGGCCGCGGCAACGTGCCGCTGTCCGACAGCCTGCTCGGCGAGGTGCGCCGTCCGGTCGGCGCGCGCGGCGTCCGGTCCGCGCTCGACGCCGCCGCGCCGCTGCGGACGCTGCCGGGGGTGCGTCCGGTGGTCCTCGCACCAGACACCGGCCGGCACGACGGGCTCCCGTTCGACCTCGCGAACGCCATGGGAGGGACGCTGATCCTCGTACCGCGCAGAGATGACGGAGACGGAGACTCATGA
- a CDS encoding tetratricopeptide repeat protein: MSGPGIRLRPVVSWPARAEPGVGYRISVDLETEGPVDAWPYEREEYAVGCMLDGGAGFEVDSVGDTTLVVHRFGGTYGPVTFIAHALDEPEGELRLTLITQGGVPFRTIPLNVDRPVPVPVPARASGTGAPSPPGASTDTGPSPSPSPPRYSLVPYPPEPEDLGEARELPPGRLFTAVSHAIPFTGRDTELGRLREWLEGDGVRVMLLHGPGGQGKTRLAAEFARRCGLDGWQAVQAVRFGEEPDGAAREADAAPMTVVAPPPPDGTPAQYGLLLVVDYAETRRIDDLLEVIEDAGASASGRPVRILLLARPSGTWWHALANRLRAEGVETASMELGSLLGEGGDRRDGFLEAAEWFAGLYGRARDGFSRVASSPRLQSDSAFEQVLAVQMAALSMVLTGGIPRRPSLRVGVAFVLLREERGFWSRELGKSADTTTSPDDLARAVHVASLVGPLSEEKAADLLRELSVPEPATVLRDHARCYPPALPGTALQPVSPDRLAEDYLAVTLQLEPWAEETTRRLVAGPYGAAAIGVLVETARRWPDVAGLLNAVLRDDPGAAVEAGAAVLVRLVEMPDADPAVLELIEERLSRESRIDLDVARAVLAERLFGARFAAAAADPVRQADLYQTLGRRRAAVGMYEKAEAAVEAAVALRRTLSVERDDALTANDLAAALHASANNLGRMGRHEESLQQAREGVAVLRDLAAVRSREYRPHLASALNSLALVLAELGRRRESLAAVEESVAIYRNPEGEWSDAHRLDFASALNNLSARLAGLGRPEEALTAVEEAVAIHRDLERDHPGAHLPALAAGLHNRSLRLAELGRTDESIAAAEEAVGIQRRLAATVPDAYEPSLAGALANLSARLGELGRPEDAMAVNLEAVDVYRALAGQRPDAYRPDLAAALNNLSARLGELGRPEEALAVNLEAVDVYRVLVGRRPGTYRPDLAAALNNLSVRLGELGRPDEGLAAIREAIAIRRSLVRDDPAAFECDLAASLVNLAERLDELGRHEESISAIREAVAAYERPAARRPAAHRPALAASLDHLAAYLGRAGRPEEALEVSHRAVELYRDVAALRPSRREDLARALSNASSFLMLLDRAEESAASCAEAVRVYRDLVAEGFLLHRDSLRRSLVRSSRLMLLNGRTAEAAALAEEAVELVRSMGTTAVPAASELAEALSILAFSLWADGRADEAVTAATEAAAVHRDLAGPQPRDVTERLQILMLLSDLLGAQGRTGDAVDRLGEAVDLRLSTLPERSSFRSMQMLGERVQRLASRLEGEGGSGTADPADDAVREVRALRDRLAGTYRGARDEGGS, encoded by the coding sequence GTGAGCGGCCCGGGGATCCGGCTGCGGCCCGTCGTGAGCTGGCCCGCACGCGCCGAGCCCGGCGTCGGCTACCGCATCAGCGTGGACCTCGAGACCGAAGGCCCGGTGGACGCCTGGCCGTACGAGCGGGAGGAGTACGCGGTCGGCTGCATGCTCGACGGCGGAGCCGGGTTCGAGGTCGACTCGGTCGGCGACACGACCCTCGTCGTCCACCGGTTCGGCGGGACGTACGGCCCCGTCACGTTCATCGCGCACGCGCTGGACGAACCGGAGGGGGAGCTGCGGCTCACCCTGATCACGCAGGGCGGGGTCCCGTTCCGGACGATCCCGTTGAACGTGGACCGCCCGGTTCCCGTCCCCGTGCCCGCGCGGGCGTCCGGGACCGGGGCGCCGTCACCTCCCGGCGCGAGCACGGATACCGGGCCGTCGCCGTCGCCGTCCCCGCCGCGCTACTCGCTCGTCCCGTACCCGCCGGAGCCGGAGGATCTGGGTGAGGCGCGCGAACTGCCGCCGGGACGCCTGTTCACGGCCGTTTCGCACGCGATCCCGTTCACCGGGCGCGACACGGAACTCGGCCGGTTGCGGGAGTGGCTGGAGGGCGACGGCGTCCGGGTGATGCTGCTGCACGGGCCGGGCGGGCAGGGCAAGACCAGGCTGGCGGCCGAGTTCGCCCGGCGCTGCGGCCTGGACGGCTGGCAGGCCGTCCAGGCCGTCCGGTTCGGCGAGGAGCCGGACGGTGCCGCCCGGGAGGCGGACGCCGCCCCGATGACCGTCGTGGCCCCGCCCCCTCCGGACGGGACGCCGGCGCAGTACGGCCTTCTGCTCGTCGTCGACTACGCGGAGACCCGGCGGATCGACGACCTGCTGGAGGTGATCGAGGACGCGGGGGCGTCGGCGTCCGGACGACCCGTGCGCATCCTGCTTCTCGCCCGTCCGTCCGGGACCTGGTGGCACGCCCTCGCGAACCGGCTCCGGGCCGAGGGGGTGGAGACGGCGTCGATGGAACTCGGGTCGCTGCTCGGTGAGGGGGGCGACCGCCGGGACGGCTTCCTCGAGGCGGCCGAATGGTTCGCGGGCCTCTACGGCCGGGCCCGAGACGGTTTCAGCCGGGTGGCCTCCTCGCCCCGGCTCCAGAGCGACTCCGCCTTCGAGCAGGTCTTGGCCGTCCAGATGGCCGCACTGAGCATGGTGCTCACCGGCGGGATACCGAGGAGGCCATCGCTGCGCGTCGGTGTCGCTTTCGTCCTGCTGCGCGAGGAACGCGGTTTCTGGTCGCGGGAGCTGGGGAAAAGCGCGGACACCACCACCTCGCCCGACGACCTCGCCCGGGCCGTGCACGTCGCCTCCCTGGTCGGTCCGCTGTCCGAGGAGAAGGCCGCGGACCTGCTGCGGGAACTGTCCGTCCCCGAGCCCGCGACCGTCCTGCGCGATCACGCGCGCTGCTACCCGCCCGCGCTCCCGGGTACGGCGCTGCAACCCGTCTCCCCCGACCGGCTCGCGGAGGACTACCTCGCCGTCACGCTCCAGCTCGAGCCGTGGGCCGAGGAGACGACGCGGCGGCTCGTGGCCGGCCCGTACGGCGCCGCGGCGATCGGCGTGCTGGTGGAGACGGCGCGCCGCTGGCCGGACGTCGCCGGCCTGCTGAACGCCGTCCTGCGGGACGACCCCGGGGCGGCGGTCGAGGCGGGGGCCGCGGTGCTGGTGCGGCTGGTCGAGATGCCGGACGCGGACCCGGCGGTGCTGGAGCTCATCGAGGAGCGGCTGTCCCGCGAGAGCCGCATCGACCTGGACGTCGCGCGGGCCGTGCTGGCGGAGCGCCTGTTCGGCGCCCGGTTCGCGGCGGCGGCCGCGGACCCGGTCCGGCAGGCGGACCTGTACCAGACGCTCGGCCGCCGCCGCGCCGCCGTGGGCATGTACGAGAAGGCCGAGGCGGCGGTCGAGGCGGCGGTCGCGCTCCGCCGCACGCTGTCCGTCGAACGGGACGACGCGCTCACCGCGAACGACCTGGCCGCCGCCCTGCACGCGTCCGCGAACAACCTGGGACGGATGGGGCGGCACGAGGAGTCCCTGCAACAGGCCCGCGAAGGGGTCGCGGTCCTGCGGGACCTGGCCGCGGTCCGATCCCGGGAGTACCGGCCGCACCTCGCGTCCGCGCTCAACTCGCTGGCGCTCGTCCTGGCGGAACTCGGCCGCCGCCGCGAGAGCCTGGCGGCGGTCGAGGAGTCCGTGGCGATCTACCGGAATCCCGAGGGGGAGTGGTCGGACGCCCACCGCCTCGACTTCGCGTCCGCGCTGAACAACCTCTCCGCGCGGCTCGCGGGCCTCGGACGTCCGGAGGAGGCCCTCACCGCGGTCGAGGAGGCCGTGGCGATCCACCGGGACCTGGAGAGGGACCATCCCGGCGCGCATCTGCCGGCGCTCGCGGCGGGCCTGCACAACCGGTCGCTGCGGCTGGCGGAACTGGGCCGGACGGACGAGAGCATCGCCGCCGCCGAGGAGGCGGTCGGGATCCAGCGGCGGCTGGCCGCGACCGTCCCGGACGCCTACGAGCCGAGCCTCGCGGGCGCGCTCGCCAACCTCTCCGCGCGGTTGGGCGAGCTGGGACGTCCGGAGGATGCGATGGCCGTGAACCTGGAGGCGGTCGACGTCTACCGCGCGCTGGCCGGCCAGCGGCCCGACGCCTACCGTCCCGACCTGGCCGCGGCTCTGAACAACCTCTCCGCGCGGTTGGGCGAGCTGGGACGTCCGGAGGAGGCATTGGCCGTGAACCTGGAGGCGGTCGACGTCTACCGCGTCCTGGTCGGGCGGCGCCCCGGCACCTACCGTCCCGACCTGGCCGCGGCTCTGAACAACCTCTCCGTCCGGTTGGGCGAGCTGGGACGCCCGGACGAGGGCCTGGCGGCGATCCGGGAGGCCATCGCCATCCGCCGCTCCCTCGTCCGGGACGACCCGGCGGCGTTCGAATGTGACCTCGCCGCTTCGCTGGTGAACCTGGCCGAGCGGCTCGACGAGCTCGGGCGGCACGAGGAGTCGATCTCCGCGATCCGGGAGGCCGTGGCCGCGTACGAGAGGCCGGCCGCGCGGCGGCCGGCCGCGCACCGCCCGGCGCTGGCGGCGTCCCTCGACCATCTCGCGGCCTACCTGGGCAGGGCCGGGCGGCCGGAGGAGGCGCTGGAGGTCTCCCACCGGGCCGTGGAGCTGTACCGGGACGTCGCGGCGCTGCGACCGTCCCGCAGAGAGGACCTCGCGCGCGCCTTGTCCAACGCTTCGAGTTTCTTGATGCTCCTGGACAGGGCAGAGGAAAGCGCGGCGAGCTGCGCGGAAGCGGTGCGGGTCTACCGGGATCTGGTGGCCGAGGGGTTTCTCCTGCACCGGGACAGCCTCCGGAGAAGCCTGGTCCGGTCGTCTCGGCTGATGCTCCTCAACGGGCGGACCGCCGAGGCGGCGGCGTTGGCCGAGGAAGCCGTCGAGCTCGTCCGGTCGATGGGGACTACGGCGGTTCCGGCCGCATCGGAGCTGGCGGAGGCGCTGAGCATCCTGGCCTTCAGCCTGTGGGCGGACGGGCGTGCGGACGAGGCCGTCACGGCCGCGACGGAGGCGGCGGCCGTGCACCGCGACCTCGCCGGACCTCAGCCTCGGGACGTGACGGAGCGGCTGCAGATCCTGATGCTGCTGTCCGACCTTCTCGGTGCACAGGGACGGACCGGCGACGCCGTGGACCGTCTTGGGGAGGCGGTCGACCTCCGCCTGTCGACCCTGCCCGAACGATCGTCGTTCCGGTCGATGCAGATGCTGGGGGAGCGGGTGCAGCGGCTGGCGTCGCGCTTGGAAGGCGAGGGAGGGTCCGGAACGGCGGATCCGGCGGACGACGCCGTCCGCGAGGTACGGGCCCTTCGTGATCGGCTGGCCGGGACGTACCGTGGGGCGCGGGACGAGGGCGGGAGCTGA
- a CDS encoding AAA family ATPase: MSDPEDTPDGTPDGTPDRDTDRDTAAAVLPYAMIVGQDELKSALEIAYVGDAIGGVLATGQRGTAKTTTVRAFTLMLTGRLPVTLPIGATDDRVLGGWRIDKLMAGEATPQDGLLREAASGPAGILYIDEVNLLDDYLVNIILDVVSTGILNVQRDNLAKEAVEARFTLVGTMNPDEGALRPQLLDRFGLVAEVRPEDDAERRAQIMQAVLTFQDKPDSPVVAEAKRADERRRAELEEAKERVRKVGFADGVLTACARLANAFGLAGHRGELVLARAARARAAIEGTAWVGPEHVRFVARSALVHRRASGDPGRMPEWGPEDDRTVAEQLEG; the protein is encoded by the coding sequence GTGAGCGACCCCGAGGACACCCCCGACGGCACTCCCGACGGCACCCCCGACCGCGACACCGACCGCGACACCGCCGCCGCGGTCCTCCCGTACGCGATGATCGTCGGGCAGGACGAGCTGAAGTCCGCGCTGGAGATCGCCTACGTCGGCGATGCGATCGGCGGGGTCCTGGCGACCGGGCAGCGCGGCACCGCCAAGACCACCACGGTGCGGGCGTTCACGCTGATGCTGACCGGCCGGCTGCCCGTGACGCTGCCGATCGGCGCGACCGACGACCGGGTGCTCGGCGGCTGGCGGATCGACAAGCTGATGGCGGGCGAGGCGACGCCGCAGGACGGGCTGCTGCGGGAGGCGGCGTCCGGCCCGGCGGGGATCCTCTACATCGACGAGGTGAACCTCCTCGACGACTACCTGGTCAACATCATCCTGGACGTGGTGTCGACCGGGATCCTCAACGTGCAGCGCGACAACCTCGCGAAGGAGGCGGTCGAGGCGCGGTTCACGCTGGTCGGCACGATGAATCCCGACGAGGGCGCCCTCCGCCCGCAGCTCCTCGACCGGTTCGGCCTGGTCGCCGAGGTCCGGCCGGAGGACGACGCCGAACGGCGCGCGCAGATCATGCAGGCGGTGCTGACCTTCCAGGACAAGCCGGACTCCCCGGTCGTCGCGGAGGCGAAGCGGGCGGACGAGCGCAGGCGCGCGGAACTCGAGGAGGCGAAGGAGCGCGTCCGGAAGGTCGGGTTCGCCGACGGGGTACTGACGGCGTGCGCGCGGCTCGCGAACGCTTTCGGGCTGGCGGGGCACCGGGGCGAGCTCGTCCTGGCGCGCGCGGCCCGGGCCCGCGCGGCGATCGAGGGAACCGCGTGGGTCGGGCCCGAGCACGTCCGGTTCGTCGCGCGGTCCGCGCTCGTGCACCGCCGGGCGAGCGGCGATCCCGGCCGGATGCCGGAGTGGGGTCCGGAGGACGACCGGACGGTCGCCGAGCAGCTGGAAGGGTGA